One Parasphingorhabdus cellanae genomic region harbors:
- a CDS encoding TonB-dependent receptor domain-containing protein, translating into MKKFTKLKSGAAPLVLGLAMVSAPAYAQDQDVQDADAVDEEVIVVTGSRITNPNLELSSPVGVVTSEELELRQTNVAEQFLRELPSSVPSIGSAVNNGNGGSSFVNLRNLGSQRNLVLLDGRRYVPADTTGRVDLNNIPLAVIERTDILTGGATTTYGADAISGVVNFITKQDFAGVELNLSEQITEQGDGNVFRGDLTIGANFDDGRGNVVLSVGYQDQDAVFQGDRSFSEFNIGSFTGAAGGSSNSVPANLRGPVSAQINADGTGLDPASSNLFNFNPFNIFQTPFERFNLFSQGRYEVSDAVEVYAQASFSKQTVSTIIAPGGSFFNTYSLNYGNPFLNDVIGQAICAGDDIDPNTDGVQARTPAQCQLLLDTPFGPTFDNDGDPNTPEVANPNYDTVNLGIRRRSVEAGTRNSDFTSTVFNFVVGARGNITDSITWDLSGGYGESERIQRQSGFARAARLQNALIATDATTCVADPNVGATAEAGCVPINLLGPLGSLTQEQIDYTFSLTQQVITATSLAQVNALVAGDFGWGITETPISFAVGGEYREFGATRRSDEASQTPGAVVGGGGAAPDITGSYDVYDAFGELVIPVLEGMPFAESLTVELGARYSDYSTAGTEFTWKAGGAWEPIIGLKIRGNYQRSSRAPNIGELFTPVATGLSNLGSDPCAGAAPTTDATLRAICLAQGAPAGSIGSINDPVAGQVNVTTGGNLNLGTETAKTWTVGFLAEPAAVPGLAVTVDYWNIEVTDAITTPAPGDASDACFIFNRDPTSAECLAIRRNPLDGSLSGSAADTPGLPLNLTNLGAIETDGIDLSINYRTDITDNIGLNLSFNGTWTNKNLFQATPGSLNRECVGFYSVNCPSIQPEFGFSQRTSVTFNDEFRLSLLWRYLDGVEYEPAQFAAEVAAAQLANEDGMGNLLPVADQDCPDFLGADPGGCIVQPEFLNIGAEHYFDLTGQWEISDNVQLTLTIRNLFDNKPTNVGSDVGSTAFNSGNVYPSSYDALGRRFAAAVKFSF; encoded by the coding sequence ATGAAAAAATTTACGAAGCTGAAAAGCGGCGCTGCACCTTTGGTGCTTGGCCTCGCAATGGTTTCAGCACCTGCCTATGCGCAGGATCAAGACGTGCAGGACGCGGATGCAGTCGATGAGGAAGTCATCGTTGTTACCGGTTCTCGTATTACTAACCCTAACCTAGAGCTTTCTAGCCCAGTTGGCGTTGTAACCTCTGAAGAACTTGAGCTTCGTCAGACAAACGTTGCTGAGCAGTTCCTTCGCGAACTTCCTAGCTCGGTTCCAAGCATTGGTTCTGCGGTTAACAATGGTAATGGCGGTTCTTCCTTCGTTAACCTACGTAACCTCGGCTCTCAGCGTAACTTGGTCCTTTTGGACGGACGTCGTTATGTTCCAGCTGATACAACCGGCCGTGTTGACCTTAACAACATTCCGCTGGCTGTTATCGAGCGTACGGACATTCTGACCGGCGGCGCGACCACCACTTACGGTGCTGATGCTATCTCCGGTGTTGTTAACTTCATTACCAAGCAAGATTTTGCTGGTGTTGAATTGAACCTGAGTGAGCAGATCACCGAACAGGGCGACGGAAACGTCTTCCGTGGCGACCTTACAATTGGTGCTAACTTCGACGATGGCCGCGGTAACGTGGTATTGAGCGTTGGCTATCAGGATCAAGATGCTGTTTTCCAGGGCGACCGTTCGTTCTCTGAATTCAACATTGGTTCTTTCACCGGTGCTGCTGGTGGTTCATCCAACTCTGTTCCCGCCAACCTTCGTGGTCCGGTAAGTGCTCAGATTAATGCTGACGGTACAGGCCTTGACCCAGCGTCTTCGAACCTGTTCAACTTTAACCCGTTCAACATTTTCCAGACACCATTTGAGCGGTTCAACCTGTTCAGTCAGGGACGTTATGAAGTCAGCGATGCTGTTGAAGTATATGCACAGGCCTCATTTTCCAAGCAGACCGTTTCGACAATCATTGCTCCAGGTGGTTCATTCTTCAACACTTATTCGTTGAACTACGGTAACCCATTCCTGAATGACGTTATTGGTCAGGCAATTTGTGCTGGTGATGATATTGATCCCAACACCGATGGTGTTCAGGCAAGAACACCTGCTCAGTGTCAGCTTCTGCTCGACACCCCGTTCGGCCCAACATTTGACAATGATGGTGATCCGAATACGCCTGAAGTGGCAAACCCGAACTATGATACTGTGAACCTCGGTATTCGCCGTCGTTCTGTTGAAGCGGGCACGCGTAACTCTGACTTCACCAGCACTGTGTTCAACTTTGTTGTTGGCGCACGTGGTAACATCACCGACAGCATCACCTGGGATCTTTCCGGTGGCTATGGTGAGAGTGAGCGGATCCAGCGTCAGTCTGGTTTTGCACGGGCTGCTCGTTTGCAAAATGCTCTGATCGCTACGGATGCTACCACTTGTGTGGCTGATCCAAATGTTGGTGCAACAGCTGAAGCTGGTTGTGTTCCAATCAACCTTCTCGGACCACTGGGTAGTCTTACCCAAGAGCAGATTGACTACACGTTCTCTCTGACTCAGCAGGTTATTACAGCTACTTCACTGGCTCAAGTCAACGCATTGGTCGCGGGTGACTTTGGCTGGGGTATCACAGAAACGCCAATTAGCTTCGCTGTTGGTGGCGAGTATCGTGAGTTCGGTGCGACCCGTCGTAGTGACGAAGCTTCTCAGACACCGGGTGCGGTTGTTGGCGGCGGCGGTGCTGCTCCTGACATCACAGGTAGTTATGACGTTTATGACGCATTCGGTGAACTGGTTATTCCAGTGCTCGAAGGCATGCCATTTGCTGAAAGCCTCACTGTTGAGCTTGGCGCACGTTATTCCGATTATTCAACTGCTGGTACCGAGTTTACTTGGAAAGCAGGCGGTGCTTGGGAACCTATTATCGGCCTGAAAATCCGTGGTAACTATCAGCGTTCTTCACGCGCACCAAATATCGGTGAGCTGTTTACGCCGGTTGCAACTGGTTTGAGTAACCTTGGTAGCGATCCATGTGCCGGTGCTGCGCCAACTACTGATGCGACGCTTCGTGCAATCTGCCTCGCTCAAGGTGCGCCGGCTGGCAGCATTGGGTCAATCAATGACCCAGTGGCTGGTCAAGTAAACGTTACTACTGGTGGTAATCTGAACCTCGGCACCGAGACTGCAAAAACCTGGACGGTTGGTTTCTTGGCTGAGCCAGCTGCTGTTCCTGGTCTTGCAGTAACCGTTGACTACTGGAACATTGAAGTGACGGACGCTATTACTACCCCAGCACCGGGTGATGCTAGCGATGCGTGTTTCATCTTCAACCGCGACCCAACAAGCGCTGAGTGTCTTGCGATCCGTCGTAATCCACTGGACGGTAGCTTGTCTGGATCGGCTGCAGATACACCGGGCCTTCCTTTGAACCTGACCAACTTGGGTGCAATCGAAACCGATGGTATTGATCTTTCGATCAATTATCGCACCGACATTACCGATAATATCGGTTTGAACCTGTCCTTCAACGGAACCTGGACGAACAAGAACTTGTTCCAGGCAACGCCAGGCAGCTTGAACCGTGAATGTGTTGGTTTTTACAGTGTGAACTGCCCATCCATTCAGCCTGAATTCGGCTTTAGTCAGCGGACTTCGGTCACATTTAACGATGAATTCCGGTTGTCACTCCTGTGGCGTTACCTGGATGGTGTTGAATATGAACCAGCTCAGTTTGCTGCTGAAGTTGCAGCTGCCCAGCTTGCCAATGAAGATGGTATGGGTAACTTGTTGCCAGTGGCCGATCAGGACTGCCCAGACTTCTTGGGTGCTGATCCAGGTGGTTGTATTGTTCAGCCTGAATTCCTCAACATCGGTGCGGAGCATTACTTCGACCTCACCGGTCAGTGGGAAATCAGCGACAACGTCCAGCTGACTCTAACAATTCGTAACCTGTTCGACAACAAACCAACAAATGTTGGTTCCGATGTTGGTTCAACAGCGTTTAACAGTGGTAACGTTTACCCGTCATCTTATGATGCATTGGGTCGCCGTTTCGCTGCTGCGGTGAAATTCAGCTTCTAA